From a single Aspergillus puulaauensis MK2 DNA, chromosome 2, nearly complete sequence genomic region:
- a CDS encoding uncharacterized protein (CAZy:PL4;~COG:G;~EggNog:ENOG410PIS3;~InterPro:IPR008979,IPR011013,IPR029413,IPR029411;~PFAM:PF14686,PF14683;~SECRETED:SignalP(1-20);~go_function: GO:0003824 - catalytic activity [Evidence IEA];~go_function: GO:0030246 - carbohydrate binding [Evidence IEA];~go_process: GO:0005975 - carbohydrate metabolic process [Evidence IEA]) produces the protein MLLSRLSAAAAALLIGPVAALLRAIESDGQYILENDDLFVAVNKTNGQIGDLALGGQDLVGSGRGPYLDCYCTPEGFWDPGSSSLAKFQLIKDVDSSGTPYGGIVMTDTYATTNQTLSQYWFLREGETGLHLFTRATYTSETASGHIGELRTLFRPQQNLWTHIYGSEGNWAPAPQTTGTEVQDALTYYGNVTEERFTDYSDFFTKYSFSDQWRSHKVHGMYSDGTPNENGESYGSWVVHNNVDTYYGGPLHSDIMADGIAYDYIVSSHHGARTPNLTAGFDRTYGPSYRHFNQGGSLEELAADAAQYADPLWNVDFYDDLAKYVPGYTTSDKRTTFKAKIKLPNGAERPIAVLAENRQDFQNNTIDPDSLQFWGEIDPISGEVEIPRVAEGIYRLTVYADGIFGQFIQDNIRISKELSASKTFNFTWKQESAGTEIWRIGIPDKTSGEFKHGRKLSNASELQPEEYRLYWAQHDFESDFPNGVDFKIGESNYAEDFNYIHWSRISEVGNFFRDEPYLDNVNNWTIRFDLDRAQLRRTKTATFTVQVAGLKTGTNNPELVNLPYTLNVNGADVETYILPWYYSTSCGVRSVVSCYNFVKKFVFPTEALKTGENSFVLSLPFNASSIEPANLPWTTYIQYDALRLEIK, from the exons ATGCTTCTCTCTAGACTTAGCGCGGCTGCCGCGGCCCTGTTGATCGGCCCAGTAGCAGCCCTGCTACGTGCCATCGAGTCCGACGGCCAGTACATTCTCGAGAACGATGATCTGTTCGTGGCCGTCAATAAAACAAACGGCCAGATAGGCGATCTTGCACTCGGCGGCCAGGACCTCGTTGGTAGCGGCAGAGGTCCGTACCTCGACTGCTACTGCACTCCAGAAGGGTTCTGGGACCCCGGGTCCTCATCCCTTGCCAAATTCCAACTTATCAAGGACGTCGATTCCTCGGGAACTCCATATGGCGGTATCGTAATGACCGATACCTACGCAACGACCAACCAGACTTTGTCGCAGTACTGGTTCTTGAGAGAGGGGGAGACGGGTCTGCATCTCTTTACCCGCGCCACCTACACCAGCGAGACAGCCAGTGGACATATCGGAGAGCTACGCACCTTGTTTCGGCCCCAACAGAATCTATGGACTCATATTTATGGTAGTGAAGGAAATTGGGCACCGGCGCCCCAGACTACCGGAACTGAGGTTCAGGATGCCCTGACTTACTACGGTAATGTCACTGAGGAGCGTTTTACTGACTACTCGGACTTCTTTACGAAGTATAGCTTCTCTGACCAGTGGCGGAGCCATAAGGTCCACGGCATGTACTCTGATGGTACGCCGAATGAAAATGGCGAAAGCTATGGCTCGTGGGTTGTTCATAACAATGTCGATACCTACTACGGTGGACCTCTTCATTCAGACATCATGGCTGACGGTATTGCG TATGACTACATCGTGAGCAGCCACCATGGTGCGCGCACGCCCAATTTGACAGCCGGCTTCGATCGGACGTATGGGCCTTCATACCGCCACTTCAACCAGGGTGGCAGTTTGGAAGAACTGGCCGCCGATGCTGCCCAGTACGCCGATCCGCTGTGGAATGTCGATTTCTACGACGACCTTGCAAAGTATGTACCGGGCTACACGACGAGCGACAAGCGGACCACGTTTAAAGCGAAGATAAAGCTTCCCAATGGTGCCGAGAGACCGATTGCCGTGCTTGCAGAGAACAGGCAAGATTTCcaaaacaacaccatcgACCCTGACAGCCTACAGTTCTGGGGCGAGATCGATCCTATTTCGGGCGAAGTTGAAATCCCCCGTGTCGCAGAGGGCATTTATCGACTTACCGTCTACGCGGATGGAATATTCGGACAATTCATACAGGACAACATCAGGATTTCAAAGGAGCTTTCTGCATCCAAGACCTTTAACTTCACCTGGAAGCAAGAGAGCGCCGGGACAGAGATATGGCGCATCGGCATCCCCGATAAGACCTCCGGCGAATTCAAGCACGGCCGCAAACTCAGCAACGCCTCTGAGCTGCAACCAGAGGAGTACCGGCTCTACTGGGCGCAGCACGACTTCGAATCCGACTTCCCTAACGGTGTCGACTTCAAGATCGGTGAGAGCAACTACGCTGAAGACTTCAACTACATCCACTGGAGCCGGATCTCCGAAGTGGGTAACTTCTTCCGGGACGAGCCGTATCTGGATAATGTCAATAACTGGACGATCCGGTTTGATCTCGATAGAGCTCAGCTCCGCAGAACCAAGACTGCCACGTTTACGGTGCAAGTGGCAGGTCTGAAAACAGGGACCAATAACCCGGAGTTGGTGAATCTGCCATATACGCTGAATGTAAATGGAGCCGACGTGGAGACGTATATTCTGCCATGGTACTATAGTACATCTTGTGGCGTGCGGAGCGTTGTGAGCTGCTATAACTTTGTGAAGAAGTTTGTCTTCCCTACTGAGGCTTTGAAAACGGGCGAGAACTCGTTTGTCTTGAGTCTTCCGTTTAATGCCTCGAGTATTGAGCCGGCAAATTTGCCTTGGACGACGTATATCCAGTACGACGCCCTGAGGCTGGAGATTAAATAG